From a single Lolium rigidum isolate FL_2022 chromosome 7, APGP_CSIRO_Lrig_0.1, whole genome shotgun sequence genomic region:
- the LOC124676571 gene encoding putative F-box protein At4g22180 has protein sequence MEVSCKATAKQFLNLSVQPRNLSALLVQALPKLMCLRPTLHKKFSIDPPPMDATLPELPQDILMDIFTQLEIPDLVRAASVCPSWCSAYTSLCNLGQYKQSQTPCLLYTCGTDSESDARLYNLAEKRSYKLTLPGPPIRSRYLIGSSNGWLVTADDRSEMHLLNPITVEQIALPSVITLEPVAPILDETGAVYKYNFWNRATRPPTTFALDELRRYLHRKAFVFYDTSAKRYIVVLIHNPERQLSFSWLGDDKWTLLPTPKGIFHFHDCVYMDDLLYVVAARGEIFAFNLRGPIVTKKLILDRAKNNICENIYIVQAPCGDLLQVWRLEDDTVYDEDVNDATYETHTGKIDIFKVDTTAEKLVKINSLDDHVLVLGHNQSLCLTAEEYPQLKANRVYFTDDHELYIFGWKNNRRDIGVFDLENNSREELVSPQLWSNWPPPIWVTPALTELCPTKVPPYPTPASTIQFYYPASLRAAYIFFCITIISAYLISWCSIL, from the coding sequence ATGGAGGTCTCCTGCAAAGCCACGGCGAAGCAATTTCTGAACCTATCTGTACAACCGAGAAATCTGTCCGCTCTACTCGTGCAAGCTTTACCTAAGTTGATGTGTCTCCGTCCTACTTTACACAAGAAATTCAGCATTGATCCACCACCCATGGACGCTACATTACCAGAGTTGCCACAGGACATACTGATGGATATATTTACCCAGCTGGAGATCCCCGACCTTGTACGTGCTGCCTCTGTCTGCCCCTCCTGGTGCTCCGCGTACACCAGCCTATGCAACCTTGGACAGTACAAACAGTCCCAGACGCCATGCCTGCTCTACACTTGTGGAACTGACAGTGAGAGCGACGCGCGCCTCTACAACCTCGCGGAGAAGAGGTCATACAAGTTAACTCTCCCGGGGCCGCCAATCCGCAGTAGATATCTGATTGGATCCTCAAATGGCTGGCTGGTTACTGCTGATGATAGGTCTGAAATGCACCTTCTCAATCCTATCACCGTGGAACAGATTGCTCTTCCATCCGTGATCACCCTCGAGCCGGTAGCACCCATTCTCGATGAAACGGGTGCCGTATACAAGTATAATTTCTGGAATCGTGCCACACGCCCACCTACGACCTTTGCTCTTGATGAACTACGGAGGTACCTCCACCGCAAGGCATTTGTTTTTTATGATACATCTGCAAAACGTTATATCGTGGTGCTCATCCACAATCCAGAAAGACAGCTATCTTTTTCTTGGTTAGGGGACGACAAGTGGACCTTGCTGCCAACACCGAAGGGCATCTTTCATTTTCATGACTGCGTCTACATGGATGATCTTTTATATGTCGTGGCTGCACGCGGAGAAATTTTTGCCTTCAATCTGAGAGGCCCTATTGTCACAAAAAAGTTAATTCTGGACAGGGCAAAAAACAATATTTGTGAAAATATTTACATTGTTCAGGCTCCTTGCGGTGATCTGCTGCAAGTATGGAGATTGGAAGACGACACTGTGTATGATGAAGATGTGAACGATGCAACGTATGAAACTCATACTGGGAAGATTGATATATTTAAAGTTGACACAACAGCTGAAAAGCTCGTGAAAATAAATAGCTTGGATGATCATGTCTTGGTTCTTGGGCATAACCAATCACTTTGTCTCACTGCTGAAGAATATCCACAGTTGAAGGCAAATCGTGTCTACTTTACAGATGATCATGAGTTGTATATTTTTGGATGGAAGAATAACCGTCGTGATATTGGAGTGTTTGACTTGGAAAATAACAGTAGAGAGGAACTCGTATCCCCTCAGCTTTGGTCCAACTGGCCTCCTCCCATATGGGTAACACCCGCACTTACTGAACTGTGCCCAACAAAAGTTCCACCGTACCCGACACCAGCTTCGACTATACAATTTTATTACCCAGCGAGCCTGCGAGCCGcttacattttcttttgtattactATTATATCTGCCTACCTGATCAGTTGGTGCTCTATATTGTAA